Proteins found in one Subtercola endophyticus genomic segment:
- a CDS encoding LacI family DNA-binding transcriptional regulator, translated as MAAVNVRDVAALAGVSLGTVSNALNRPSRVSPDTLSRVQDAIDKLGFVRNDAARQLRAGRSRSIGLVVLDIGNPFFTDLAEGAEDRASEAGFALLLANSHGNATRETAHLELFEEQRVRGMLISPVAEIWPQLKRLRSRNIPSVLVDRAISDSSFSSVSVDDVAGGELAVAHLLAIGRRHIAFVGGPTRIRQVSDRLEGAGRAIGGTNGATLEVLGTQRLTVLEGRRIGELISNRAPADRPDGIFAANDLLATGILQGLTMLHRLKVPDDIALIGYDDIAFASATVVPLTSIRQPSGMLGRTAVDLLLAESEEADARETHEPQQILFSPELVVRQSTGAVSATEQATVGAAVS; from the coding sequence ATGGCCGCAGTGAATGTGCGCGATGTCGCCGCGTTGGCGGGCGTTTCGCTCGGTACGGTGTCGAACGCGCTCAACCGGCCCTCCCGCGTTTCACCAGACACGTTGTCGCGTGTTCAAGACGCGATCGACAAGCTCGGATTCGTACGCAACGACGCTGCCCGGCAGCTGCGGGCGGGCCGCAGTCGCAGCATCGGGCTCGTGGTGCTCGACATCGGCAACCCCTTCTTCACCGACCTGGCCGAAGGGGCTGAAGACCGGGCATCCGAAGCCGGCTTCGCGCTGTTGCTGGCCAACAGTCACGGCAACGCGACGCGGGAGACGGCCCACCTCGAGCTATTCGAAGAGCAGCGCGTGCGCGGCATGCTCATTTCGCCGGTGGCCGAGATCTGGCCGCAGTTGAAGCGGCTGCGCTCGCGCAACATTCCGAGCGTGCTGGTCGACCGGGCCATCTCCGACTCGTCGTTCTCGTCGGTATCGGTCGACGACGTCGCCGGGGGAGAGCTGGCGGTCGCCCACCTTCTGGCCATCGGGCGCCGGCACATCGCGTTCGTGGGCGGCCCCACGCGCATCCGCCAGGTCTCCGATCGTCTCGAGGGCGCCGGCCGCGCCATCGGCGGCACCAACGGCGCCACGCTCGAAGTTCTCGGCACCCAGCGACTGACCGTGCTCGAGGGGCGACGCATCGGCGAGCTCATCTCGAACCGGGCACCGGCCGACCGCCCGGACGGCATCTTCGCCGCCAACGACCTGCTCGCGACCGGCATCCTGCAGGGTCTTACCATGTTGCACCGTCTCAAGGTGCCCGACGACATCGCCCTCATCGGTTACGACGACATCGCCTTCGCTTCGGCGACCGTGGTGCCGCTCACGTCGATCCGCCAGCCCAGCGGCATGCTCGGGCGCACGGCCGTCGACCTCTTGCTCGCCGAGTCAGAAGAAGCGGATGCCCGTGAAACCCACGAACCGCAGCAGATTCTCTTCTCGCCCGAACTCGTCGTGCGCCAGTCGACAGGCGCCGTCTCTGCCACCGAGCAGGCGACGGTCGGCGCCGCTGTTTCGTGA